The nucleotide window AGAATTACAATTTATACTGTATTTCAGTCACAGATGTCTTATATACACCTGTGTTTGTCCTCAGGGCGTATCGTATTGGCCAGTGGAGGGACGTGACTGTGTTCAGGTTGATCTCATTGGGCACGGTAGAGGAGGTTATCTACCTCAGACAAGTTTACAAACAGGTAGCACATAATAATGAACACACAATCATAATGTCAGCAAGACACATTCCTAGAtaatttcagtttcacatttatGTATTGTACGTATTAACAAAGGAAAGGACTTACTCCAATACAGAGATAATCTGATCTACTACCTCTGAGATGGCAAATGCCACATTCATTTGTATATGGAAAATAAAGGAGAACCTCAGGAAGGTTGTCTTGAATGCAAAAATTGTTCTTTGTTATATctattacatttattaacaaTCTACAGATCTTACATTTTTTCACACGATTGTCTAATTCCACATGTTAGCAGCATTTTACAAATCTATTGCAcaagattgttttattttccagagaAATGTTCAGTGCCCAATGTTGATATACAACTGTATTTCCATGCACCCCCCATGTTCCCTCCAGCAATTGCAGTCCTCAGTTGTTGGCAAGGAGAGCTCCAGGCGGTATTTCGAGGCAGTGCAGGGGCATGGCGTCCATAGGGGGGAGCTGTTTGGGATCAAAAACCTCTTCAGGCTTCAGACCCAAGGGACGTGTCTCACCCGCAAGATACTGGAGGTTAGATAGCTCCACAAGCCTTTTACTGTTTGATCGATGATGTGTTCCACTGTAGCATTCTGCCGCAACTCACCTCATCCCACCGACTCGAATTCCCAGTCACACTACAAGGTCTCACAAAGCTGTCAAAACACTTAGGTTGTGCGTATATTTGAGTCACTTCTGGGGTCATTGGCACAAGAGTAGTAATAGGAGCCCTAAAGTTGATGGTGTGTTGTAAGTGTGACACCTATATTTATGTCCTCCAAACATTAAGACTGACACACCCAACTTTTAGGATGGTAACAAAAGTCAGGTTCAAACTTGACAATGTTCGTATGTGTTTCCCCTGCTCCGTCACTTTGGTGAGCTAGCAAGCTAATACGTGAGAATGCAGATTTGTTTCCATTGTATAAAGTCCACAAACAGCatatactttttgtttttagtatCTTAGCCATCTGAAACTGTAAtactataaatacaaatactgctTCTCAGATGATTGGCCGACAAGAGGATGGCTTGTCACGCTagtgtcctccatcttcataCCAAACAACGTAACGTTACTAGCTTGATAGGTCAATAGGTTATGGCATAGGTCAAGCTGATTGTGAGGTTTTAgagtgccccctgctggatctTGAGGCAAACTACTTCGAAAAGTCTGTTGCGCGTGAAaacttaaatatgtaaaattcAGAAAAAGGCATCATAGTTTGAATATTAACTTTTTCCCCCTCGTTAAAATACATGTTCAAATTCGAATAAAAAGTCACAGCCCGACTAAAGTCTAATGTTGGTGATTGTGTCAATAAACTGATGCTCCACAATGAAACGTTAATGTTTGAATGACTGTGCGTCTCTTTCAGCGAGAAGGACAAGTGGAGGCTGGAGTAATGaccaccagcacacacacaggcgaagagaaggaggagggcaGGAATGGAGTTGGCGTGAGTAACTCTGCCGTTCTCACAGACCCAGGACTTAGGGCACTCATCTTTCCCAGGCAGCCCACTCACACTCCTGTTCCCACGTGAAAGCAGGGATACCTCAAACGGGTATCTTCCTGTCTTGTCAGTCAACCAACCCGCAAAGAGAAACAGCCGGTCACCCTCTGGGGGAATTAGATGAATTATGTTACTttcaaaagaaagaacaagGTGAAAGTGATTTCTAATGTCTGTCTTGTCAGTATCATGTAGTCACACCACTGTGGGCTTGTCAGATGGCTGTAAAAAAGTTTGTAGTTTCCTTACAGCGGCTGTGGTTAGCTGGAGTTCAGGCAGTTAGAATAGTTTTGTGTGGTTGAAAAGAAGTAGAGAGGGATCAATGTAAATCTCAGACCACCCCTGCTTGGTATGTTTCAGCACTGCACTTATGTTTTCGGCAAGATATTTCTAAACAAACTGCTTTTTCACAGTAATTTTacacactttattattatattttcaacaGATTTGTCACATTATTAGAGTTTCATAACTCAAAAGCTCCCCAGAAGTGGTGTATTTGCCTAAACAACAGCTGTTCACTGTAATTGTGAAAAGCTCCCAggacattaatatttaaatattgaatatttaaagtACAATTTCCAGTGTAGTAGATTTACAGTATAAAGCCATGGCTCACAGCAAATATTTGTACACTCATTCCCAttctttgtattgttttggATCTGGAGGATCAGGTTCTCTTTGTCTGCCTCTCACTTTGTCGATGATGCTGTGTGAGAAACAGCTGCATGTAATTACTTGCTTGTCCTAATGGACGGGGCAGACCACACCGAATTCTATCAGCTCCTCTCGGCTATTTATTTACACAGTGATACCCCCTTATCATCCTGTTCCCAGCCAGGCCTGTGCTGAGCAGAGCACTGCCCCTTTTACCGGCCTGCCTTTCTACTCCAATGAGGCCATTCAGATTCTCGCAAAAAATGCAGAATACACTGGGGTGCCTTAACATATACAAAAAGAGGCTCTGGGAGTGTAAGCacacccaccaccacccacacacacacacacacacacacacacacacacacacacacacacacacacacacacacacacacacacttgcacactcgcacacatgcTGCAGTATTTGGGAAAAGTCATATAGTTGGTAACTTTTGTGAAATTAGAATCACAGTTGGTGGCTTTTCCCATAAAAAGCTTGTTCATATGATTTCAGGAAATGTTATGACCCCTTTGTTTTCTTCATACAGTATTACATCATGATGGAGGGCATGTGTCGTGCTGATGTTTATTAAGATTTATTGTTACCAACATCTGCTTCGCATTAGACAGTGAAATGTCACATGGGTTGGTCCACTGAAAGATGGCATAAACAAGGGAAGTAAAGAATTTGTAGCTCGTGCCATTTTGTGGCTAAGTCTGTCTCCTGCAGTCCATATAGAGTTTCTTGTTCTCGTACAGCCCACCCTGTACAACTTGTGAAGCCAATCTGCACCCACTTGTCTTAAGCTGTTTGTTTCGACTGTTTTATTCAAGGAACCTGGAGATCATCTGCCTACGGAGGGCCCTTTACCGAATGACAAACCAGTCAAGGAGAACACAGATGCCTCAAACATTCCCAGAGGGGTGCTGGACTTTAGCAGTGGGAGTGAAGAGGACGAGGATGAGCACAGGTTTAAGAGGAAGGCCTCAAACCCAAGTGGAGTGGATGGCAACAGAAGCGGAAATGCTACCGCTGGCCCTGGTCAAATGAATCTCAGCCAGTACGGTTTCTCCAGACTCCTCGAAAGGGTCAAAGGACGACCAGAGTCAGGTGAAGGTAGTTCTGGTGCTGAAGAAAGCCTCTCTGACACAGATGCTGGGGATCATGGGGAATTAGGAAAGCATGAGTGTACCTCCTCTGGCAAGAGCTCCACTACAGGGAGTGGTGCAGTCTGTCTCCCAAAATTGGGAACAAAAACCTGGGACATCTCCAGTGattcagacaaaaacagaagTGATGGtgctgggaggagagaggagagggtttCTCTCTTGAAAGAGAGTGATGATgctgtaaaaaagaaacaagggaTGAAAGGGTGGACAAATAAGAAAGTTGCAGTAGATTGGGAGAGTGATAAATCGTCCTCACCAGACAAAAAGGCCAACAAGCTTAAAACTACAGCTCCCACAGTGCACTGTATTAAGGGTTACTCTGATGAATCTGAGGATTTCGACCTAGAGGAAAGCACAGGGCCTAAGAAGGACGCTTCAAATTCACACAGAGGtcaagaaagagagaaaagaactGACTGTAACAGAAAGAGGCAAATGACTAGTGCAAGAAACAAGGCCAGATCCAAATACACAGAATTCATAGAGACCTACACATCTTCAGAGGATGAACACACTCCTGTTAAGAAAGGGAAGCCGACGGGAAGTCACTTCACCTCTCTGCAGGCGCAGCGACACAGAGTTGACGTGTCTAAAGACGGGCGAAGAGCAGGAACAACAAAGACGAGGAGAAGTCAGACATCTAGAGAATCCAAAGGAACCATCGATAGTGTGCTCGGTCAGTTTCAATATCAACTTTAGTATGCAAATGACTTTTAACAATGTTGATTTcaaaattaatgttttatatctCTGTCAAAAGGAGGTGTACAGGAGGTGGTGTACACCCACTCCAACCAGCGTGTGGTGGGTGGGAGCAAAGCAGAGGAGCTGATCAGCAGAGCCGCTGTCCGAGACGTGTTTGAACTCAAGATGTACTCCCAGCTCCCGGCCAATCAGCTTCTAGGCAGCCTGGAGGTAATATAATACGCTGCTGTAACATCTTGTTCAGTGATTATTCAGACATAATATTGTGGTTGTATCTGCCTCAGTCCAGCACTGATGACAATTAAAAGAATCGGTTCACCCAAAAGAAACATTTTGGGTTGGTCGCTGCTTCTAAATAACTTCACTCTTTGTCTGATTGTACCAGGGCCTGTCAGAAAGCCCACCAGACAGTCTGCCCCATCCTGCTGTTGTCAGGCCGGTGAAGCCCACCCCGGACCATCCAGTCACCTTCACCAGCAAGAGTGTGCACCACACCGGACACACCACCTTCATCATCGGGGAGACTCCTCAGGCCATACGCAGGTACTGAAGATGACATATGATGGATTTACCatgagaaggaaaaggaagcaGGTGGTAGGCATATCAAAGGTAAATGACTACAGATAAGGGAGCCGTTAAGAAAAATAAGGAAACGGATGATGGGAATAAAGAAAGAAGGTGGATGAAAGAAGTCAGGGGGTgcggtttaaaaaaaaagtggagtAGTGGGGAGGGATGGAAATTCCTGGCAGTGTTGGGAAGAAGGCCAAAACTCACCCAGACAGCCTGTTGAGCGCCCCCACCTGGGCCTCAGGAACTGTGTGTTTAGCGAGAGACCACCGCTGAGCTTTCCCTTCCACCTATTTCCCAGCATCATGCTGAAGATTACTCTATTATGTTCAGGCCCAACTAGTGCAGCGGTTTTTCCCTCCATAACCACAGACCTCCTGAGATTAACCAAAAATGATTGCCTGAGGACCCACActaatgtacacacacacacacacacacacacacacacacacacacacacacacacacacacacacacacacacacacacacacaccatcctaACAACGatttacatacatgtacatacataGTGTTAAAATACACATCTCTGTTCTGCTGCATCCCCTCCGCTCCCTACCTTTCcaaatgcgcacacacacatacacacatatacacacacacacacgtttgtggCTCCAGTCTCGCTCCCCAAGGGGAAGACTGTATCTCTGCCCACCaggcagtgaaaacacacactacTTATATTGATATACCCTCAATTAACCTTGCTGTTTAATGatttaaatccacattttacTGCCACATTACTACTTTTACGTTACtctcatttattgtttttccagTGAAAGTCACACATGGTTGGAACACCATCATAATGCTGCTGCACCACCAGCGACTTTGAAGTATTTCTGTCCCCAAGTCTCGTTCGACAAAAACTTTTTAATGACTGCTCGAGAAAAACACCCCTCACACTGCACGGCTGTCTGGATATGAGCATGAATATTGGGAGACGTATTGATCTTAGGGGCTGACGGAGCCACAGAATGTCTAATGAATCCGTAGGCGTCGTggctttttaaagatgtttcattaaaaatacattacagCATGCACACGGGCCATAATGGGCCTCACAGTAACTGTGCAAGTGCCGGACGGATCTCTCGGTTGGCCGATGAAAATCAGCTGAcgtgagcctttcacagacatatcggtATCAacgtttatgtttattttacagaagaaaCATTGTAGAAAATATGTGCactcatgtttacattttacggGGAAATtctgaatttatatatatttgctgatatatcaGTATCACTCCCTAATATGAGCATTGGCACCCACAAATCCATATTGGTCGGCCTCTAATGTGAATCATGTAGATTTAAAGGAAACGAGCagaaaatattagaaataaaacttcTTGTTACCGTGACATGTTTGTGCCTGATTGATGATTTTTTCACTCTcacttgtgtctgtttgtaggCAGCACCTGCAGGAAATGGCAGAAAAATTCAAATTTCCCTCTGTTCATCACTTTGTTGAGGAGATTCTGAGAAGAAACTCAGCCCAGAGAGTGTCCTGGCTACGACAGCATTACACCTCACTGAACCAGCCTGACCTGGCCTGTACAGTCAGGAACAACTTCCCACAGCCGGATTCAGCACAGACCTCCACTTACGCTGCTATGTCCTCAACATCCACCAAAACAGCTCATACAAAATCTCACACTGAGAGCAGCACCCCACAAGAGGATGTTCCAAAAGCCACAAAAAAGCCTAAAAACACCAAGAAGAATCTGGAACACAGAACTAAGCCCGTGCCACAAAAAGGGTCTAGAATTCTACAAAATCATGCTCCAGAACCCCACACAAACTCTAAAAACCCACAGAATGATGTTCTTAAGCCCTGGAAAAAGCCAAAGATCTCACAAAAGAATGTTCTAGAACCTCTAAGTAACGTTCCAAGCCCTGagtcagaggagcaggaggagacggcCTGCAGTGCCAGAGGACACGGGAGGACAAAGAGGGGTAGTGTTTCCAGTTCTGGAGCTCACAGAGCTGGTGGTGGTCTTGGCGTGGATCGGGCCGGCAGCAGTGGTCTGGGGTCTGGGAAGCCTGCTGCTTTCCTGaaccacacagacagagatacCCCTTCTTCTCCGGACCTCAGCCATGGCAGGTCCGCCATGTTATCCAAACCCACAGCACAGGGAAGGGAGCGGGAGAAGGAGTCGTCCTCCAGGATGAGAGGAACTTTTCAAGGACAGAGTGAAAACTCTCAgacctcttcccctcctcctgaACAGGCCCCTTCTACCTCAAGCAATCGCTCCTTCCTCACAGATCTGATAGGAGACACCTCAATCCTGGATGATTTGTTTAAACCCAAAGCCAGGGGTGCACAACAGAGGAGCACCCCCAAAACACCCCCGACTCTCTTGGGGTCAGTAAACACGTGTCTCACCACACCTTCTCCATCCAGAATCACTCTCAACACAGATTCTGGTTCAGCAgactctctgtcctctctgaaTTCTCGTAAACCGACTACACACCGGCTCAAGACACCAGTGCAGCCAGTAAAGAGCAGCCGCAAAGACTTCTGGGACATTGTGAACGAGGGTAACGAGGAGAGCATCAACAGGTTAACAGATCCGGCAGAGGTGCAGAGAGTCTGTGTCAACACTAACTTTTCTGCTAGAAGTAGAAACAGGTCTAaagaagagcaggagaggaagagtctCTGGAAGACGAATGAGAAGTTTCTGTGGAAGAAATAagacagaaaagacattttagtttgagcTCTccacttattttattattttaaacttaaatttcttttatacattttttaaaatgtctcttttatttACTCAATTGAAAATATCAAGTTTTCACTACATTTCTTTTGAGTTACTGAGATAATGTTTATTGGAATACACAGGGCGTTAATCCCTTTATGAATTTAAACTTCTGTgtataatgaaaatatgaactTCACCaaggacattatgttttcacctctgttcattttgttgttgttggtttctACATTTGTTTGTAAACCAGATTAACCACCAAACATGGTGGAAAGAATGTGGAATGGGTTggggaagaactcattaaattttggtCTGGATTCAAGATTTCAAattcactttgtttaacattgtgagattggaaAATTGTCCAAGATTTTTACctatttcccagggaataattcctggatcttgatgggaatAATCATGTTTAGAGAactgatgagtgtgtggaatctggtgcagcttgattgaattaaacacacaaaccaggTGGATGCCTAAGTTGtcatcacagagacattcatgtatatttaaaagaGTGGAAATGGATAAATAGGCAAAAAGATAACGGCAGTAAATATATAGGAATATAGTGCTGCGACTATGggttattttctttatcaacCAATCAAACAATCCAAAATTTCAGAGCCAAAAACTTATGTTGTCATTGGTCTAAAGtaataagacaaagaaaagcatcagaTTTTTAGGTTTGAGAAGTTGGAAccatcagatgtttgtttgaaaaatgacttAA belongs to Hippoglossus stenolepis isolate QCI-W04-F060 chromosome 9, HSTE1.2, whole genome shotgun sequence and includes:
- the ercc6l2 gene encoding DNA excision repair protein ERCC-6-like 2 isoform X1, whose product is MNPEASTSTHEQATWREGDTCLAPNPKDGTIQEATIQRLTSTFHSNDTAWVIFADHNKDAEKEEEEEEEEGEAIPVSKLTRPDLSEFTQEKPLFPSIVTEPRLCVPLELSNVDGDRVPYTINRYLRDYQREGIRFIYNSYIRSSGCILGDDMGLGKTVQVIGFLAALLHKTGTWEDTKKNRPQFLQSQIPSKQSKPNKVFLIVAPLSVLYNWKDELEAWGHFQFVVVHGLRKEEELARIRKGRIEIALTTYETLRLSLDQFNNIDWSAVVVDEAHKIKNPKSQITQAMKELKCKVRIGLTGTILQNNLEELWCVMDWAIPGCLGNLGHFKNKFSDPIEQGQRHSATKRALATGRKTVRALVRKISHWFLRRTKSIIKEQLPKKNDRVVYCSLTDFQQTVYQTVLDTEDVTLLLRASEKCDCQSGRTRRRCCYEKNSEGVPLKNLYFSYMAILRKVANHVALLQSTAGTSKKQEKYLSAICQKVFQKFPDFVQRCKDEAFEALSDPMYSGKMKVLQKLLKYHQLRRDKVLLFSLSTKLLDILESYCMAEGLDYSRLDGTTKPKERVQIVKEFNSSSNINVCLVSTMAGGLGLNFVGANVVVLFDPTWNPANDLQAIDRAYRIGQWRDVTVFRLISLGTVEEVIYLRQVYKQQLQSSVVGKESSRRYFEAVQGHGVHRGELFGIKNLFRLQTQGTCLTRKILEREGQVEAGVMTTSTHTGEEKEEGRNGVGEPGDHLPTEGPLPNDKPVKENTDASNIPRGVLDFSSGSEEDEDEHRFKRKASNPSGVDGNRSGNATAGPGQMNLSQYGFSRLLERVKGRPESGEGSSGAEESLSDTDAGDHGELGKHECTSSGKSSTTGSGAVCLPKLGTKTWDISSDSDKNRSDGAGRREERVSLLKESDDAVKKKQGMKGWTNKKVAVDWESDKSSSPDKKANKLKTTAPTVHCIKGYSDESEDFDLEESTGPKKDASNSHRGQEREKRTDCNRKRQMTSARNKARSKYTEFIETYTSSEDEHTPVKKGKPTGSHFTSLQAQRHRVDVSKDGRRAGTTKTRRSQTSRESKGTIDSVLGGVQEVVYTHSNQRVVGGSKAEELISRAAVRDVFELKMYSQLPANQLLGSLEGLSESPPDSLPHPAVVRPVKPTPDHPVTFTSKSVHHTGHTTFIIGETPQAIRRQHLQEMAEKFKFPSVHHFVEEILRRNSAQRVSWLRQHYTSLNQPDLACTVRNNFPQPDSAQTSTYAAMSSTSTKTAHTKSHTESSTPQEDVPKATKKPKNTKKNLEHRTKPVPQKGSRILQNHAPEPHTNSKNPQNDVLKPWKKPKISQKNVLEPLSNVPSPESEEQEETACSARGHGRTKRGSVSSSGAHRAGGGLGVDRAGSSGLGSGKPAAFLNHTDRDTPSSPDLSHGRSAMLSKPTAQGREREKESSSRMRGTFQGQSENSQTSSPPPEQAPSTSSNRSFLTDLIGDTSILDDLFKPKARGAQQRSTPKTPPTLLGSVNTCLTTPSPSRITLNTDSGSADSLSSLNSRKPTTHRLKTPVQPVKSSRKDFWDIVNEGNEESINRLTDPAEVQRVCVNTNFSARSRNRSKEEQERKSLWKTNEKFLWKK
- the ercc6l2 gene encoding DNA excision repair protein ERCC-6-like 2 isoform X2, yielding MDWAIPGCLGNLGHFKNKFSDPIEQGQRHSATKRALATGRKTVRALVRKISHWFLRRTKSIIKEQLPKKNDRVVYCSLTDFQQTVYQTVLDTEDVTLLLRASEKCDCQSGRTRRRCCYEKNSEGVPLKNLYFSYMAILRKVANHVALLQSTAGTSKKQEKYLSAICQKVFQKFPDFVQRCKDEAFEALSDPMYSGKMKVLQKLLKYHQLRRDKVLLFSLSTKLLDILESYCMAEGLDYSRLDGTTKPKERVQIVKEFNSSSNINVCLVSTMAGGLGLNFVGANVVVLFDPTWNPANDLQAIDRAYRIGQWRDVTVFRLISLGTVEEVIYLRQVYKQQLQSSVVGKESSRRYFEAVQGHGVHRGELFGIKNLFRLQTQGTCLTRKILEREGQVEAGVMTTSTHTGEEKEEGRNGVGEPGDHLPTEGPLPNDKPVKENTDASNIPRGVLDFSSGSEEDEDEHRFKRKASNPSGVDGNRSGNATAGPGQMNLSQYGFSRLLERVKGRPESGEGSSGAEESLSDTDAGDHGELGKHECTSSGKSSTTGSGAVCLPKLGTKTWDISSDSDKNRSDGAGRREERVSLLKESDDAVKKKQGMKGWTNKKVAVDWESDKSSSPDKKANKLKTTAPTVHCIKGYSDESEDFDLEESTGPKKDASNSHRGQEREKRTDCNRKRQMTSARNKARSKYTEFIETYTSSEDEHTPVKKGKPTGSHFTSLQAQRHRVDVSKDGRRAGTTKTRRSQTSRESKGTIDSVLGGVQEVVYTHSNQRVVGGSKAEELISRAAVRDVFELKMYSQLPANQLLGSLEGLSESPPDSLPHPAVVRPVKPTPDHPVTFTSKSVHHTGHTTFIIGETPQAIRRQHLQEMAEKFKFPSVHHFVEEILRRNSAQRVSWLRQHYTSLNQPDLACTVRNNFPQPDSAQTSTYAAMSSTSTKTAHTKSHTESSTPQEDVPKATKKPKNTKKNLEHRTKPVPQKGSRILQNHAPEPHTNSKNPQNDVLKPWKKPKISQKNVLEPLSNVPSPESEEQEETACSARGHGRTKRGSVSSSGAHRAGGGLGVDRAGSSGLGSGKPAAFLNHTDRDTPSSPDLSHGRSAMLSKPTAQGREREKESSSRMRGTFQGQSENSQTSSPPPEQAPSTSSNRSFLTDLIGDTSILDDLFKPKARGAQQRSTPKTPPTLLGSVNTCLTTPSPSRITLNTDSGSADSLSSLNSRKPTTHRLKTPVQPVKSSRKDFWDIVNEGNEESINRLTDPAEVQRVCVNTNFSARSRNRSKEEQERKSLWKTNEKFLWKK